One segment of Sphingomonas qomolangmaensis DNA contains the following:
- a CDS encoding HlyD family type I secretion periplasmic adaptor subunit: MPSQAIRLLAQRARLESEQLGTMRIDTPRAFTALSPEDRADATLAMRLQRTELAARTAVLAAQRGALGQRVAQSGEQGRGYRDQATSAAEQLRLIDEQITALKPVADRGFVSKTRMRELERARAEIQGQRGQYSASVAQSRGAARENEIQVLEAEQSFRERTAAELRDVETSLGDVMPKWIAARDQLERTAIRSPATGEVVGLTVFTPGGVIAPGVKLMDIVPEHTPLRIQARIAPSDADDLRLGQQTLVKFSGLHERTLPNLQGRLTRLSADSFTDEKTGQSYYTGEVTVPRDQLRLISNLRGEDFPLRAGMPVEVLVPLRKRTAVDYALEPLVGSFWSSFREQ, from the coding sequence ATGCCCTCGCAGGCGATCCGACTGCTAGCCCAGCGCGCGCGGCTCGAATCCGAACAGCTGGGCACCATGCGCATCGATACGCCGCGTGCGTTCACCGCGCTGTCGCCAGAGGACCGCGCCGATGCAACCTTGGCGATGCGCTTGCAGAGGACTGAACTGGCAGCACGCACCGCCGTGCTCGCGGCGCAGCGCGGGGCGCTGGGGCAGCGGGTGGCACAGTCGGGTGAGCAGGGACGCGGATATCGCGACCAAGCGACTTCTGCCGCCGAACAGCTGCGGTTGATCGACGAACAGATTACCGCTTTGAAGCCCGTCGCCGATCGCGGCTTCGTGTCAAAGACCCGGATGCGTGAACTCGAACGCGCGCGCGCCGAGATTCAGGGACAGCGCGGCCAGTACAGCGCCAGCGTAGCGCAGAGCCGGGGGGCCGCGCGCGAGAACGAGATACAGGTGCTCGAGGCCGAGCAAAGCTTTCGCGAGCGCACCGCCGCCGAATTGCGTGATGTCGAGACCAGTCTTGGCGACGTCATGCCCAAATGGATCGCCGCGCGCGACCAGCTAGAGCGCACCGCGATCCGTTCCCCCGCGACCGGCGAGGTGGTCGGACTGACGGTGTTTACCCCCGGCGGCGTCATCGCGCCGGGGGTAAAGCTGATGGACATAGTCCCGGAACACACGCCATTACGCATCCAAGCGCGGATCGCACCTAGCGATGCCGATGACCTGCGCCTCGGGCAGCAAACGCTCGTAAAGTTCTCCGGCCTGCACGAACGGACGCTACCCAATCTTCAGGGCCGACTCACCCGCCTATCGGCTGACAGCTTTACCGACGAGAAGACCGGGCAAAGCTATTACACTGGCGAGGTTACCGTGCCTCGCGACCAGCTACGCCTGATCAGCAACCTGCGCGGCGAGGATTTCCCGCTGCGCGCCGGCATGCCAGTCGAAGTGCTGGTGCCGCTACGCAAACGCACCGCGGTCGATTACGCGCTCGAACCGCTGGTCGGCAGCTTCTGGTCGTCGTTCCGCGAACAGTAA
- a CDS encoding S8 family serine peptidase yields the protein MESALLELAEEGGPDELVSVIVRLREGGGVPAPIRVIARFGLIATCRLRRGDIAAVRTQVASMKRPQYYTPTPDTPTPDTAAENNAADDEEWSVEASSDVTFRAADVRRNGELPTGAGVVVAHLDWGLDFAHPAFRRPDGRTRLLALWDQGARYDAARPNHYGFGRIFTREEIDHALTAPDPRAALGYRWWTSDRGSGSHGSHTMGISSGAEYPGGLAGLASDADLIFVDLTTRTPQGPQPLGDSTDLIEGCDLVLRVAGDRPVVLNASLGRQAGQHDGQTLTEQALDAMLLEQPGRAMAMSCGNYFAKAAHASITLDPGEAHAFDLDLAVGSRPAEVDLWYKKGDAIDLSLTGPGGIAIAPVAGDGRADVIWQGRVVGRLHNRLNDPNNGDSQGSLFLYAGAPAGRWQLVGHGRAIGDGRLHVWIERDPAGAGRLRLADHAVDTATTLGTICNGYRTIAVAAYDAHRTDRAPGRFSSAGPTRDGRTARPGCSAPGVQVLSVRSMPRDGREAPPSSRMSGTSMAAPYVAGVIALMFAAAPRRLQIDETRAALFGTLEPVPATERTRLGAGYCDAVAAVKAARAIDTPTLISGAPPQEVKMEEDFDSSEDEDLACNADDESEAAAIEAIAQMTPSEADDAIGPVMEGDGDTAEGGKWDFEDGAADDGDGYRDDSDEVSGDGDDEAQGARPMRHGRRPRRGGGGGLPFQFQIPIGGSGGLGLAVPLGGRSSPFALSIPLSSPAPAPAPPAPAVPAIPVPMAATRPEEPAITTALDLPADPVVVATELAAESGELEQADSGCCAECDGDAAEDEATIAEAAAIEAIEASYATADFSEVDARYAGEQLMAAVGRADGTWRSSTEMLTGLSEAMGVEAGDAESLAPSLTALFNDVARGGDVRSLLGRRVRVLLRPGEPIGRTSPIRGDLLLRTVPGHGWTQLGFVAAPGFASGVRTLELGLRPESDPRTSPGRYVHVVELWPVRRGEDDRFARRVANAADLMLNDTMLLRLVAGDGNEAAESGDLEAGESALGPGARGPAVVELQRRLNALDAVRTRRGLMGLGDMPLQEDGSYGPRVRAAVLALQSLAPAGIVPRADGVVGAATWRALALLEATSAAVSPSPPLRTRAAPSSDSTESNGVAAGEIIEPRIALLTPHRGTPPDLVLRWNAMASLPERLDVLVHLHGFSGRGAAMRIDRDKLPNSGLDFVDPVNPASAGRSSPLLAILPRGNFYGGRSGMGYDFPALTTPGALGRLIALALARFAAATNTTIVQPGRLILTCHSGGGAALMRLLPHTDPDEVHCFDALYGAPTPLIRWAQARLGGASVQNAALRVLYRAGEGTAAHSRQVEQALAGITANDPALARRWRVEPVAAAHNEIPRRYGWRLLADPAVQLASGGNAPVRRGGAESELWEVPTEVGPTPPAGLSQSEVDALAAREFGSAAELEAYFASAGGFADWFNRMLSGQGPFTRGRGGALRVPTSAGARARFAGFWDRMATTYDRPRISLLEFSALVAIVLNETDGDFAGKTESSGRGGGGRTDARGRHPGLAYFFDRIELRPGHFKASYNHMSGGRTAGSLFDDAVFVRAHGALGGARELANRGSDFDGAWNSHYYPQAIFSTRENDPDTAFVRETDFYKFRGRGIIQTTGRASYLRHAAFIRGYRGPEPALQGLAARWSAASEQEICTISANTDWDQYFAVPETLGLGLRFHAGVSRYHHMSRQADVLNDVGVEQALGRSGSIYRMGRQISGSGGYGRGVYRDRVLGLMRAMLTLSAPAGASRPTPGTPAEPPRAPQELQHRPRPVSQRDGSRSDLHLGEVTAPDEAAARVQWEANPGIHGYFSRSFASYLEFAPLFARRGVADAAAYLAANITGLTFLGRRQMGHRGFVEPLRAAEAALQGQRLDPPVTSFGVLNIRRIAGNQTLSLHALGRAMDLNPRTNPHMRDPRDFLVIQAVTGTDLRRERTPARLRELSTQFQRDFTPAWASAQSMPDVVRALADRATRARLDRYASDGFCTLDPALIEALIAAGLGWGGGWVSSKDFMHFQLA from the coding sequence GTGGAAAGCGCCCTGCTCGAACTTGCGGAAGAAGGTGGCCCGGATGAACTGGTCTCGGTCATCGTCCGTCTGCGCGAGGGCGGCGGAGTGCCGGCACCGATCCGGGTCATCGCGCGCTTCGGGTTGATCGCTACGTGCCGGCTCCGCCGCGGCGATATTGCCGCGGTTCGAACACAGGTCGCCAGCATGAAGCGGCCGCAATATTACACGCCGACCCCCGACACCCCAACCCCTGACACCGCTGCCGAAAACAACGCCGCCGACGATGAGGAGTGGAGCGTCGAGGCCAGTAGCGATGTAACGTTCCGGGCCGCCGATGTACGGCGGAACGGGGAATTGCCAACCGGAGCCGGCGTCGTCGTCGCGCATCTGGATTGGGGGTTGGATTTTGCACATCCGGCGTTCCGTCGCCCCGATGGGCGGACGCGGCTGCTGGCCTTGTGGGACCAAGGCGCGCGATACGACGCCGCGCGGCCGAACCATTATGGCTTTGGCCGAATATTCACGCGCGAAGAGATCGACCACGCGCTCACCGCCCCCGATCCGCGCGCAGCGTTGGGCTATCGCTGGTGGACATCGGATCGCGGGTCGGGGAGCCACGGATCGCATACAATGGGCATCTCGTCCGGTGCGGAATATCCGGGCGGGCTCGCCGGCCTGGCATCGGACGCCGATCTCATCTTCGTCGACCTCACAACCCGCACTCCGCAAGGACCCCAGCCGCTGGGGGATTCGACCGATCTGATCGAGGGCTGCGATTTGGTCCTGCGTGTCGCTGGCGATCGACCGGTCGTGCTCAATGCCAGCTTGGGCCGACAAGCGGGTCAGCACGACGGTCAGACGCTGACCGAACAGGCGCTCGACGCGATGCTTCTCGAGCAGCCGGGTCGCGCGATGGCAATGAGCTGCGGCAACTATTTCGCCAAAGCCGCGCACGCCTCGATCACGCTCGACCCGGGTGAAGCTCACGCCTTCGACCTCGACCTGGCAGTGGGTTCGCGGCCCGCCGAGGTCGATCTATGGTACAAAAAAGGCGATGCGATCGACCTGTCGCTGACCGGGCCGGGAGGCATAGCCATTGCCCCGGTCGCGGGTGACGGCCGGGCCGATGTGATCTGGCAAGGCCGGGTCGTCGGTCGGCTCCACAATCGCCTGAACGACCCCAATAACGGTGACTCCCAAGGATCGCTGTTTCTCTATGCCGGCGCCCCGGCGGGGCGATGGCAGCTCGTCGGTCATGGGCGGGCAATCGGCGACGGCCGGTTGCACGTCTGGATCGAGCGCGATCCGGCAGGCGCGGGTCGCCTGCGCCTTGCCGACCATGCGGTCGACACCGCGACGACGCTGGGGACGATCTGCAACGGTTACCGCACCATCGCGGTCGCCGCCTATGACGCCCATCGCACCGACCGCGCGCCGGGGCGCTTCTCGAGCGCCGGACCGACCCGAGATGGCCGCACGGCCCGCCCCGGCTGTTCGGCGCCCGGCGTGCAGGTGCTCAGCGTGCGCTCGATGCCGCGCGATGGCCGCGAAGCCCCGCCCTCGAGCCGGATGTCGGGCACCAGCATGGCGGCGCCCTATGTAGCAGGCGTGATCGCGCTGATGTTCGCAGCAGCGCCGCGGCGCTTGCAGATCGACGAAACGCGCGCGGCGCTGTTCGGTACGCTTGAACCGGTGCCCGCCACCGAACGGACCCGGCTCGGCGCCGGCTATTGTGACGCGGTGGCCGCGGTGAAGGCGGCCCGCGCGATCGACACCCCGACGCTGATTTCTGGCGCCCCCCCTCAGGAGGTTAAGATGGAAGAGGATTTCGACAGCTCCGAGGACGAGGACTTGGCCTGCAACGCCGACGACGAGAGCGAGGCAGCCGCGATCGAGGCGATCGCCCAAATGACGCCGTCCGAAGCCGACGACGCGATTGGTCCGGTCATGGAAGGTGATGGGGACACGGCAGAGGGTGGCAAGTGGGATTTCGAAGACGGCGCCGCCGACGACGGCGACGGCTACCGCGACGACAGCGATGAGGTGAGCGGGGATGGCGACGATGAGGCACAAGGCGCGCGGCCTATGCGCCATGGGCGGCGTCCACGGCGCGGCGGCGGCGGTGGATTGCCGTTCCAGTTTCAGATTCCGATCGGCGGTAGCGGCGGGCTGGGGCTGGCAGTGCCGCTGGGCGGGCGTTCGAGCCCCTTCGCGCTGAGCATCCCGCTTTCGTCGCCTGCACCCGCGCCCGCGCCCCCCGCACCAGCGGTGCCGGCGATACCGGTGCCGATGGCCGCGACACGACCCGAGGAGCCGGCGATCACGACAGCGCTCGATCTGCCGGCCGACCCTGTCGTCGTGGCGACCGAACTCGCGGCCGAAAGCGGCGAACTCGAGCAAGCCGATTCGGGCTGCTGCGCCGAATGCGACGGCGATGCTGCCGAAGACGAAGCAACCATCGCCGAGGCCGCGGCGATCGAAGCGATCGAGGCATCCTACGCAACCGCCGACTTCTCCGAGGTCGACGCCCGCTACGCCGGCGAACAACTGATGGCCGCGGTCGGGCGTGCCGACGGCACATGGCGATCGTCGACCGAAATGCTGACCGGCTTGAGCGAGGCGATGGGCGTCGAAGCCGGCGACGCCGAGAGCCTGGCGCCTTCGCTCACCGCGTTGTTCAATGATGTCGCGCGCGGCGGCGATGTCCGGTCACTGCTGGGCCGGCGCGTGCGCGTGCTGCTTCGGCCCGGCGAGCCGATCGGCAGGACCAGTCCTATCCGCGGCGACCTGCTGCTACGGACGGTGCCGGGGCATGGCTGGACTCAGTTGGGCTTCGTTGCCGCACCTGGCTTTGCTTCGGGGGTTCGCACCCTCGAACTCGGGCTCCGTCCCGAAAGCGACCCGCGTACATCGCCGGGCCGTTATGTGCATGTCGTCGAACTATGGCCGGTGCGGCGGGGGGAGGACGATCGCTTCGCACGGCGCGTCGCCAATGCTGCCGATCTGATGCTCAACGACACGATGTTGCTACGCCTGGTAGCCGGCGACGGCAATGAGGCTGCCGAGTCCGGCGATCTCGAAGCGGGCGAGTCTGCGCTTGGTCCGGGCGCGCGCGGGCCTGCGGTGGTCGAACTGCAGCGACGCCTCAACGCGCTCGATGCCGTGCGGACGCGCCGGGGGCTGATGGGGCTCGGCGACATGCCGCTGCAGGAAGACGGTTCCTACGGCCCGCGCGTGCGCGCCGCGGTGCTGGCACTACAATCGCTTGCGCCCGCCGGTATCGTTCCGCGTGCCGATGGCGTGGTCGGTGCGGCGACATGGCGCGCGCTCGCGTTGCTCGAGGCGACCAGCGCCGCGGTTTCGCCTTCGCCGCCGCTGCGGACCCGGGCGGCCCCGAGCAGCGATAGCACCGAGAGCAATGGCGTTGCGGCAGGTGAGATCATCGAGCCGCGCATCGCGTTATTGACGCCGCACCGCGGCACGCCACCCGATCTGGTGCTGCGGTGGAACGCGATGGCTTCGCTCCCCGAGCGGCTCGACGTGTTGGTCCATCTGCACGGCTTTTCGGGGCGCGGTGCGGCAATGCGGATCGACCGCGACAAATTGCCCAATTCGGGGCTTGATTTCGTCGACCCCGTGAACCCCGCAAGCGCCGGGCGGTCGTCGCCGTTGCTCGCCATCCTGCCCCGTGGCAATTTCTACGGTGGACGTTCGGGAATGGGCTATGACTTTCCCGCGCTGACCACGCCCGGTGCGCTGGGACGGCTGATCGCGCTTGCGCTCGCCAGGTTCGCCGCCGCTACCAATACGACAATAGTCCAGCCGGGGCGGCTGATCCTTACCTGTCATTCAGGCGGCGGCGCGGCGCTGATGCGGTTATTGCCGCACACCGACCCCGACGAAGTCCATTGCTTCGACGCTTTGTACGGCGCGCCAACGCCGCTGATCCGTTGGGCGCAGGCCAGGCTTGGCGGTGCCAGCGTCCAGAATGCGGCGTTGCGGGTGCTCTATCGCGCCGGCGAAGGAACCGCGGCGCACAGCCGGCAAGTCGAGCAGGCGCTGGCTGGCATCACCGCGAACGACCCGGCGCTAGCCCGCAGGTGGCGGGTGGAGCCGGTGGCGGCCGCGCACAACGAGATCCCCCGCCGCTACGGCTGGCGGCTGCTTGCCGATCCAGCGGTGCAGCTAGCCAGTGGCGGGAACGCGCCGGTGCGGCGGGGCGGGGCCGAATCCGAACTGTGGGAGGTGCCGACCGAGGTGGGGCCGACACCGCCCGCTGGCCTGTCCCAAAGCGAGGTCGACGCGCTGGCGGCGCGCGAATTCGGCAGTGCTGCCGAGCTCGAGGCCTATTTCGCGAGCGCCGGCGGCTTTGCCGACTGGTTCAACCGGATGCTGTCGGGCCAGGGTCCGTTTACGCGCGGTCGCGGCGGCGCGCTGCGGGTGCCGACCAGCGCGGGCGCTCGCGCACGCTTTGCCGGCTTCTGGGACCGGATGGCGACCACCTATGACCGGCCGCGAATCTCGTTGCTCGAGTTTTCGGCGCTGGTCGCCATCGTGCTCAACGAAACCGATGGTGACTTCGCCGGCAAGACCGAATCGAGCGGACGTGGCGGTGGCGGGCGTACCGATGCGCGAGGCCGGCACCCCGGGCTGGCCTATTTTTTCGATCGGATCGAGCTGCGCCCCGGCCATTTCAAGGCAAGCTATAACCACATGAGCGGGGGTCGAACCGCGGGGTCGCTGTTCGACGACGCCGTCTTTGTGCGCGCGCATGGCGCGCTGGGGGGCGCACGGGAGCTGGCCAATCGCGGCAGCGACTTCGACGGCGCGTGGAACAGCCACTATTATCCGCAGGCCATATTCTCGACCCGCGAGAACGATCCCGACACCGCGTTCGTCCGCGAGACCGACTTCTACAAGTTTCGCGGCCGCGGCATCATCCAGACGACCGGCCGCGCCAGCTATTTGCGGCACGCGGCGTTCATCCGCGGCTATCGCGGACCCGAACCCGCGCTCCAGGGACTTGCCGCGCGCTGGTCTGCTGCGAGCGAGCAGGAAATTTGCACGATCAGCGCCAATACCGACTGGGACCAGTATTTCGCGGTACCCGAAACATTGGGGCTCGGGCTGCGCTTCCATGCAGGGGTCAGCCGCTATCACCATATGAGCCGCCAGGCCGACGTGCTCAATGATGTCGGCGTTGAGCAGGCGCTTGGCCGGTCGGGTTCGATCTACCGGATGGGCCGGCAGATCAGCGGCAGTGGCGGTTATGGCCGAGGGGTCTATCGCGATCGCGTGCTGGGGTTGATGCGCGCGATGCTGACATTGTCGGCCCCCGCCGGCGCGTCCCGCCCGACCCCGGGCACCCCAGCGGAGCCGCCGCGCGCGCCGCAGGAGCTTCAGCATCGTCCGCGGCCCGTTTCGCAAAGGGATGGGTCGCGATCGGACCTTCATCTAGGCGAAGTCACCGCACCCGACGAGGCCGCCGCGCGGGTGCAATGGGAAGCCAACCCCGGCATTCATGGCTATTTCAGTCGAAGCTTCGCCAGTTATCTCGAATTCGCTCCACTGTTCGCGCGTCGCGGGGTTGCCGACGCGGCGGCCTATCTTGCGGCGAACATTACCGGTTTGACCTTCCTTGGCCGCCGGCAGATGGGGCATCGCGGCTTTGTCGAACCCCTGCGCGCAGCCGAAGCTGCACTGCAAGGCCAGAGGCTCGATCCGCCGGTCACGAGCTTCGGGGTATTGAACATCCGCCGCATCGCCGGCAACCAGACGCTGAGTCTTCACGCGCTGGGCCGAGCGATGGATCTAAATCCGCGCACCAACCCGCATATGCGCGATCCGCGCGACTTTCTGGTGATCCAGGCAGTCACCGGCACCGATCTGCGGCGCGAACGCACCCCGGCCAGGTTGCGCGAACTCAGCACCCAGTTTCAGCGTGACTTCACCCCCGCCTGGGCGAGCGCGCAATCGATGCCCGACGTGGTGCGCGCGCTGGCCGATCGCGCCACCCGCGCGCGCCTCGATCGCTATGCCAGCGACGGATTCTGCACGCTCGATCCGGCGTTGATCGAGGCGCTGATCGCAGCCGGGCTCGGCTGGGGCGGCGGATGGGTCAGCAGCAAAGACTTCATGCACTTCCAACTGGCCTGA
- a CDS encoding AfsR/SARP family transcriptional regulator produces MPNWSISVLGDSSLHFSGSGRCELPASGWSLIGLLLCRPGHRANRAQLAAALWPDKDENGARHCLATTLWRFKQASRHRAAPVVTEGDTLRLPPNAWIDSEAFALRVMRARDQRNSVTRPGRAKLLRAGLRLYRGHFLGESFAEWALLERERLACLRLDALYDLATIEAEDGNWEAAVGAARLLCAIEPLREDGHRLLMKAYAATGNRALALQQYRRCIEVLGRELAVDPMPETTALARALADARPPAPPPIRQVGSALTALVATRATLVEAIGSIDAAIRASKPEPVP; encoded by the coding sequence TTGCCCAACTGGTCGATTTCGGTATTGGGAGACTCCTCGCTACATTTTAGCGGCTCGGGCAGGTGCGAGCTGCCCGCATCGGGCTGGTCGCTGATAGGGCTGCTTCTGTGTCGTCCCGGGCATCGTGCGAATCGCGCGCAGCTCGCCGCTGCACTGTGGCCCGACAAAGATGAGAACGGCGCGCGTCACTGTTTGGCTACCACGCTCTGGCGCTTTAAGCAGGCTTCCCGGCATCGGGCCGCGCCGGTGGTGACCGAAGGTGATACGCTGCGCTTGCCACCAAATGCGTGGATCGACTCGGAGGCATTCGCGTTGCGCGTGATGCGCGCACGCGATCAGCGCAATTCGGTGACTCGACCCGGGCGCGCGAAATTGCTGCGGGCGGGGCTGCGCCTGTATCGCGGCCACTTTCTCGGCGAGAGTTTCGCCGAATGGGCGTTGCTCGAGCGCGAGCGATTGGCGTGCCTGCGGCTCGACGCACTCTACGACCTCGCGACGATCGAAGCCGAGGATGGCAATTGGGAGGCAGCGGTGGGGGCGGCGCGCTTGCTTTGCGCGATCGAGCCGTTGCGGGAGGACGGGCACCGCCTTTTGATGAAGGCTTATGCCGCAACGGGCAATCGAGCGCTCGCGCTGCAGCAATATCGGCGGTGCATCGAAGTTCTCGGACGTGAACTCGCGGTGGATCCAATGCCCGAGACAACTGCGCTGGCGCGGGCATTGGCAGATGCGCGCCCCCCTGCGCCGCCGCCGATCAGGCAAGTTGGTTCAGCGTTGACGGCACTGGTGGCTACCCGCGCCACACTGGTCGAAGCGATCGGGTCTATCGACGCCGCGATCCGCGCTTCGAAGCCGGAGCCGGTGCCGTAG
- a CDS encoding PASTA domain-containing protein, producing MDFLMPLAASVVCREGGLSPEDSIAMTAAALVIDGPLALAPAIVAVENRRVASRASAASGEIGPALVKVPDVVNKLEDEAVKTLEGAKLKWRVSYNRATDDALLGRVLRQSPSGTSTELVPEGAVVELNVAKSPVAAAVADEEQVTEAELKAGLDGVTAVIDKRLSAMEQRLDRALELLAAGNKGQTKA from the coding sequence ATGGATTTTCTCATGCCGCTTGCGGCAAGCGTGGTGTGCCGCGAGGGCGGCCTTTCCCCCGAGGACAGCATCGCGATGACCGCTGCCGCGCTCGTCATCGACGGACCGTTAGCGTTGGCACCCGCCATCGTCGCGGTCGAAAATCGGCGCGTTGCGTCCAGGGCCTCAGCGGCGTCGGGCGAAATCGGGCCGGCGCTGGTGAAGGTGCCCGATGTTGTCAACAAGCTCGAGGATGAAGCGGTCAAGACGCTCGAGGGCGCGAAGCTGAAGTGGCGAGTCAGCTACAACCGCGCGACCGACGATGCCTTGCTCGGCCGGGTGCTGCGCCAATCCCCCTCGGGTACATCCACCGAGCTGGTGCCAGAGGGCGCGGTGGTCGAACTCAACGTCGCCAAATCGCCGGTGGCGGCTGCCGTCGCAGACGAGGAACAGGTGACCGAAGCCGAACTCAAGGCCGGCCTCGATGGTGTGACGGCTGTGATCGACAAGCGGTTGAGCGCGATGGAGCAGAGACTCGATCGCGCACTTGAACTGCTGGCCGCAGGTAACAAGGGGCAGACCAAGGCCTGA